A window from Sus scrofa isolate TJ Tabasco breed Duroc chromosome 2, Sscrofa11.1, whole genome shotgun sequence encodes these proteins:
- the TICAM1 gene encoding TIR domain-containing adapter molecule 1, whose product MANTSPSLSGAFNILSAAGQGKLLYLKHKLKTLRLGCQGADLLHAMVLLKLGQETEARISLEALKADAVAQLVARQWAGVDSTETPEEPADVSWAVARVYHLLVEEKLCPASMREEAYGAALRAFRSRDDHQLGELQEEARDRCGWDILRDMEDVQALRSDLGCPRLSSALPSPPRSHPRPIEDLSGWSRGHSLRSTGSPASLASNLEISQSPTMALLSLHHSPHGPSKLCDEPRASPVPEPAPMGCQEPEEMSWPPSVEGANSPVQSNSPVPRDLEVAADASPASLPEAPEAPETSTHYPVECTEEPAAPKSLPSPSRNASPDVTDQKPPLHLSEEDTTYPTAQPHPPTPSVPQTSPPFPSPSTLSSAPPTVSNPSPPAPELELSEQKFYNFVVLHAGADEHIALRVREKLESLGVRDGATFCEDFQVPGRGQLRCLQDALDHSAFTILLLTPNFDCRLSQHQANQSLMSSLTRPGWQDCVIPFLPLESSLAQLSPGTSSLLSSLVWLDEHSQIFARKVANTFKPQKLRARKAKWRKEQDARALREQSQHLEGERQQAAAWGAACSAYIHSYLSYQTQLEKLQMAFASYMPFGAQLPSAPPAPFGEQGPLGAPPPFPTWPGLQPPPVSPWLAGTPPPAFPQPPAFPQPPAFPQPPAFPQPPAASQSSPVNPQSSGVQPLIIHHAQMVQLGLNNHMWNQRGTQAPEDKSPETQ is encoded by the coding sequence ATGGCCAACACGAGCCCGTCACTCTCTGGCGCCTTCAACATTCTAAGTGCAGCAGGCCAGGGGAAGCTCTTGTATCTTAAACACAAGCTGAAGACCCTGCGGCTGGGCTGCCAGGGGGCGGACCTCCTGCACGCCATGGTGCTCCTAAAACTGGGCCAGGAGACAGAGGCTAGAATCTCCCTGGAGGCACTGAAGGCGGACGCGGTGGCCCAGCTGGTGGCCCGCCAGTGGGCTGGTGTAGACAGCACCGAGACCCCAGAGGAGCCAGCAGACGTGTCCTGGGCCGTTGCCCGGGTGTACCACCTCCTTGTGGAGGAGAAACTGTGCCCCGCCTCTATGCGGGAGGAGGCCTACGGGGCAGCCCTCCGGGCTTTCCGCTCCAGGGACGACCACCAGCTGGGGGAGCTCCAGGAAGAGGCCCGGGACCGATGCGGGTGGGACATCCTTAGGGACATGGAGGACGTCCAGGCTCTCCGATCCGATCTGGGCTGCCCCCGGCTGTCCTCAGCATTGCCCTCTCCGCCGCGCAGCCATCCGCGGCCCATCGAAGACCTTtctggctggagcagagggcaTTCCCTGAGGTCCACTGGCAGCCCGGCTTCCCTGGCCAGCAACTTGGAAATTAGCCAGTCGCCCACCATGGCGCTcctcagcctgcaccacagtcccCATGGGCCCAGCAAGCTGTGTGACGAGCCCCGGGCCAGTCCGGTCCCCGAGCCTGCCCCTATGGGCTGCCAGGAACCCGAGGAGATGAGCTGGCCCCCATCGGTGGAGGGTGCCAACTCTCCGGTGCAGTCAAACAGCCCAGTCCCCAGGGATCTCGAGGTGGCGGCAGATGCAAGCCCCGCTAGCCTGCCTGAAGCCCCCGAAGCTCCAGAAACCAGCACACACTACCCGGTGGAGTGCACAGAAGAGCCCGCCGCCCCCAAATCTCTCCCTTCGCCCTCCAGAAACGCCTCTCCTGACGTCACAGACCAGAAGCCGCCCCTCCACCTTTCAGAAGAAGATACCACTTACCCCACAGCCCAGCCACACCCACCGACTCCATCGGTACCGCAGAcgtcccctccctttccttctccgtCGACCCTTTCTTCAGCTCCCCCGACCGTCTCCAACCCAAGTCCCCCTGCTCCCGAGCTGGAGTTATCGGAACAGAAATTCTATAACTTTGTGGTTCTGCACGCGGGTGCGGACGAACACATCGCTCTGCGCGTGCGCGAGAAGCTGGAGTCCCTGGGCGTGCGCGATGGGGCCACCTTCTGCGAGGATTTCCAGGTACCTGGGCGCGGCCAGCTGCGCTGCCTGCAGGACGCCTTGGACCACTCGGCCTTCACCATCCTGCTGCTCACCCCCAACTTCGACTGCCGTCTGAGCCAGCACCAGGCAAACCAGTCTCTGATGAGCAGCCTCACGCGGCCCGGGTGGCAGGACTGCGTGatccccttcctgcccctggagagttccctggcccagctcagcccCGGCACGTCCAGTCTGCTCAGTAGCCTGGTGTGGCTGGACGAGCACTCCCAGATCTTCGCTAGGAAGGTGGCCAACACCTTCAAGCCCCAGAAGCTGCGGGCCCGCAAAGCCAAGTGGAGGAAGGAACAGGACGCCCGGGCCCTGCGGGAGCAGAGCCAGCACCTGGAGGGTGAGCGGCAGCAGGCAGCGGCGTGGGGTGCGGCGTGCTCAGCCTACATCCATAGCTACCTGTCCTACCAGACGCAGTTGGAGAAGCTTCAGATGGCTTTCGCGAGCTACATGCCATTTGGGGCTCAGCTGCCCTCTGCACCCCCAGCGCCTTTTGGAGAACAGGGGCCCCTGGGAGCCCCACCACCCTTTCCCACCTGGCCTGGCCTTCAGCCACCGCCTGTGTCTCCGTGGCTGGCAGGCACGCCCCCACCAGCCTTCCCGCAACCTCCTGCCTTCCCGCAGCCTCCTGCCTTCCCTCAGCCTCCTGCCTTCCCACAGCCTCCGGCTGCGTCACAGTCCTCCCCTGTGAACCCTCAGAGCTCTGGGGTGCAGCCTCTCATCATCCACCATGCTCAAATGGTACAACTGGGGCTCAATAACCACATGTGGAACCAGAGAGGGACCCAGGCGCCCGAGGACAAGTCACCAGAAACGCAATGA
- the FEM1A gene encoding protein fem-1 homolog A: MDLHTAVYNAARDGKLQLLQKLLSGRSREELEELTGEVASGGTPLLIAARYGHLDVVEYLVDRCGASVEAGGSVHFDGETIEGAPPLWAASAAGHLDVVRSLLRRGASVNRTTRTNSTPLRAACFDGHLEVVRYLVGEHQADLEVANRHGHTCLMISCYKGHREIARYLLEQGAQVNRRSAKGNTALHDCAESGSLEILQLLLGCNARMERDGYGMTPLLAASVTGHTNIVEYLIQEQPAGEETRPGLSREGPTASPACVQPQSPRCCSASPEEPLSGESSESCCPTSREAAVEALELLGATYVDKKRDLLGALKHWRRAMELRHQGGAYLPKPEPPQLVLAYDYSREVNTAEELEALITDPDEMRMQALLIRERILGPSHPDTSYYIRYRGAVYADSGNFERCIRLWKYALDMQQNNLEPLSPMTASSFLSFAELFSYVLQDRSAKGSLGTQIGFADLMGVLCKGVREVERALQLPKEPGDSAQFTKALAIILHLLYLLEKVECTPDQEHLKHQTVYRLLKCAPRGKNGFTPLHMAVDAETTNVGRYPVGRFPSLQVVKVLLDCGADPDSRDFDNNTPLHIAAQNNCPGIMNALIEAGAHMDATNAFKKTAYELLDEKLLAKSTIQPFNYVTLQCLAARALDKNKIPYKGFIPEELEAFIELH; this comes from the coding sequence ATGGACCTCCATACCGCCGTGTACAATGCTGCCCGTGATGGCAAGCTGCAGCTGCTTCAGAAGCTGCTCAGCGGCCGGAGccgggaggagctggaggagctgACGGGCGAGGTGGCCAGCGGGGGAACACCGCTGCTAATCGCCGCCCGCTACGGCCACTTGGACGTGGTCGAGTACCTGGTGGACCGGTGCGGCGCGAGCGTGGAAGCAGGCGGCTCGGTGCACTTCGATGGCGAGACCATCGAGGGCGCGCCGCCGCTGTGGGCCGCCTCTGCTGCGGGCCACCTGGACGTGGTGCGGAGCCTGCTGCGCCGCGGGGCCTCGGTGAACCGCACCACACGCACCAACTCGACGCCCTTGCGCGCCGCCTGCTTCGACGGGCACCTGGAGGTGGTGCGCTACTTGGTGGGCGAGCACCAGGCGGACCTGGAGGTGGCCAACCGGCACGGGCACACGTGCCTTATGATTTCCTGTTACAAGGGCCACCGCGAGATCGCCCGCTACCTGCTGGAGCAAGGCGCCCAGGTGAATCGGCGCAGCGCCAAAGGCAACACGGCCCTGCACGACTGTGCTGAGTCTGGCAGCCTGGAGATCTTGCAGCTGCTGCTCGGGTGCAACGCCCGCATGGAACGTGACGGCTACGGTATGACTCCGCTGCTGGCGGCCAGCGTGACGGGCCACACCAACATCGTGGAGTACCTTATCCAGGAGCAGCCTGCTGGGGAGGAGACCCGGCCAGGGCTGTCCCGAGAAGGCCCCACCGCCAGCCCGGCGTGCGTGCAGCCCCAGAGCCCCCGCTGCTGCAGCGCCTCCCCAGAGGAGCCGCTGAGCGGTGAATCTTCCGAGAGCTGCTGCCCCACCAGCCGGGAAGCTGCCGTTGAAGCCTTGGAATTGCTGGGAGCCACCTACGTGGATAAGAAGCGGGATCTGCTTGGGGCCCTGAAACACTGGAGACGGGCCATGGAGCTGCGTCACCAAGGGGGTGCGTATCTGCCCAAACCCGAGCCCCCGCAGCTGGTCCTGGCCTATGACTATTCCAGGGAGGTGAATACCGCTGAGGAGTTGGAGGCACTCATCACCGACCCGGATGAGATGCGCATGCAAGCCCTGTTGATCCGCGAGCGCATCCTGGGGCCCTCCCACCCGGACACTTCTTACTATATCCGTTACCGGGGCGCGGTGTACGCCGACTCAGGCAACTTCGAGCGCTGCATCCGCCTGTGGAAGTACGCCCTGGACATGCAGCAGAACAACCTGGAGCCTCTGAGTCCCATGACCGCCAGCAGCTTCCTCTCCTTTGCCGAACTCTTCTCCTACGTGCTTCAGGACCGCTCGGCCAAGGGTAGCCTGGGCACGCAGATCGGCTTTGCAGATCTCATGGGGGTGCTGTGCAAAGGGGTGCGGGAAGTGGAGCGGGCCCTGCAGCTGCCCAAGGAGCCCGGGGACTCGGCGCAGTTCACCAAGGCCCTGGCCATCATCCTCCACCTGCTCTATCTGCTGGAGAAAGTGGAGTGCACGCCCGACCAGGAGCACCTGAAGCACCAGACGGTCTACCGGCTGCTCAAGTGCGCCCCCCGCGGCAAGAACGGCTTCACTCCTCTGCACATGGCCGTGGACGCGGAGACCACGAACGTGGGCCGCTACCCGGTAGGCAGATTCCCCTCCCTCCAGGTGGTCAAGGTGCTGCTCGACTGCGGGGCTGACCCAGACAGCCGGGACTTTGACAACAACACCCCGCTGCACATCGCGGCACAGAACAACTGCCCGGGGATCATGAACGCCCTGATCGAAGCAGGAGCCCACATGGACGCCACCAACGCCTTCAAGAAGACGGCCTACGAGCTGCTGGACGAGAAACTGCTGGCTAAGAGCACCATTCAGCCCTTCAACTACGTCACCCTACAGTGCCTTGCAGCCCGCGCCCTGGACAAAAACAAGATTCCCTACAAGGGCTTCATCCCCGAGGAGCTGGAGGCCTTCATCGAGCTGCACTGA